The following are from one region of the Osmerus mordax isolate fOsmMor3 chromosome 1, fOsmMor3.pri, whole genome shotgun sequence genome:
- the LOC136948418 gene encoding uncharacterized protein, whose translation MASWITAQRDAGRAVSTVAIRLKASVMAKEMGHEDFMSSPSWCFRFMKRNNLFIRARTTVGQKLPDGWEEKVQDFKSFVHGIIKEHNFPPSKVGNMDEVPMFFDAPQTVASVGEKSVKVTTTAGPERTHFTAVLSCMADGTKLPPCIIFKRVTMPREKFPPGCVVMCNKEGRVNKEVMSEWLKVCWRKRPGSFLNPEGLLIMDSMAAHKAEKIKKQIKEQRSQLAIIPGGLTRKLQPLDVRVNHAFKVYVREEWEKWMSEGQHKFTRAGKLTKAKISDACLWVVTAWNRVKQSTIVNSFRKVGVMPGDGEATAENSDSENEDDAEATRPRLSEELLALFHSDSEDSKFDSFTASGVESESGTFPEKKLSSLAMGKTKRKHNIQFKLQVINYAEQHSGEATARHFNIDSKRVRDWKSQKDDLVSMSQLDQKRARLGGGGRKKKSDALEVKMCEWIQGLRAKQMMVSQRMIRSKAKELYTTLNDGGSPEFTASAGWLEKFLLRNGFAARRSTAAAQEDAGEVMNKLVSYLMVTTQTIAQKEIKDNNIIAMAETEVWFDTARSTEDQRSGPLRATDQDKSHVTVVLAAKADGTKLKPYIIFKRVRDAKALQGINGVVVASNHQGKMNDRLAADWLQRILGKISLAPRLLVWDSCCCHTSTATTEELQEGYHLTTAVIPDGCTKWIHAPDIMWNQPFIAGLQDCYDGWMTGDLDQEYTSEGRLKGPTPRLLVDWVLKVWSEMDPGLLKKSFKACGLTVAPDGSEDHLINCFKDGEPWASGRGLLARVRLQGRRNSSVKEEDMELVIIKEEELVEYIKEEEEEKFVSVKVESF comes from the exons ATGGCGTCCTGGATCACTGCCCAGCGAGATGCCGGGAGAGCCGTGAGTACTGTAGCCATTCGACTAAAAGCCAGTGTAATGGCAAAGGAAATGGGACATGAGGATTTTATGTCTAGCCCATCTTGGTGCTTCCGCTTTATGAAGAGGAACAATTTATTTATCAGAGCCCGAACAACTGTTGGACAGAAATTACCTGATGGCTGGGAGGAAAAAGTACAGGATTTTAAATCATTTGTCCATGGGATTATAAAAGAACACAATTTCCCACCAAGTAAAGTTGGGAACATGGATGAAGTACCCATGTTTTTTGATGCTCCCCAAACAGTTGCCAGTGTTGGTGAAAAGTCTGTGAAAGTCACAACAACTGCAGGACCCGAGAGGACCCATTTTACGGCCGTACTAAGTTGCATGGCAGACGGCACTAAACTTCCTCCGTGTATAATCTTTAAACGGGTCACCATGCCCAGAGAAAAGTTTCCTCCTGGTTGCGTTGTCATGTGTAACAAGGAAGGCAGGGTCAACAAAGAAGTGATGAGCGAATGGCTTAAGGTTTGCTGGAGAAAACGCCCAGGGTCTTTCTTAAATCCGGAAGGTCTCCTCATTATGGACTCTATGGCAGCACACAAGGCTGAGAAGATcaaaaagcaaataaaagaacaGCGTTCACAGCTAGCCATAATTCCTGGAGGCCTGACACGTAAACTTCAGCCATTAGATGTCAGAGTAAACCACGCATTTAAG GTGTACGTTAGAGAGGAGTGGGAAAAATGGATGAGTGAAGGCCAGCACAAATTCACTCGAGCAGGAAAACTTACAAAGGCAAAGATTTCAGATGCCTGTTTGTGGGTGGTGACCGCATGGAATAGAGTAAAGCAAAGTACCATCGTCAACAGTTTTAGAAAGGTGGGAGTCATGCCAGGTGACGGTGAAGCTACTGCAGAAAACTCAGACAGTGAAAACGAGGACGATGCAGAGGCAACTAGGCCACGATTATCAGAGGAGTTACTAGCTCTTTTCCATTCAGACTCAGAAGACAGTAAGTTTGACAGCTTTACTGCAAGCGgtgtagaatcagaatcaggtaCTTTCCCTGAAAAGAAGTTGTCTTCACTTGCCATGGGGAaaaccaaaagaaaacacaacaTCCAATTCAAGCTTCAGGTCATCAACTACGCCGAACAACATTCAGGAGAGGCAACTGCCAGACATTTTAATATTGATTCAAAACGAGTGAGAGATTGGAAAAGTCAAAAAGATGACCTTGTAAGCATGTCACAGTTGGACCAGAAGAGAGCCAggctagggggtggggggaggaagaagaaaagCGATGCGCTGGAGGTGAAGATGTGTGAATGGATCCAGGGCCTCCGGGCCAAACAAATGATGGTGTCTCAAAGGATGATCAGGAGCAAAGCAAAGGAGCTCTACACCACCCTGAATGACGGTGGATCTCCTGAATTTACTGCCAGCGCGGGCTGGTTGGAAAAATTCCTTTTGCGCAATGGGTTTGCGGCCCGGCGCAGCACTGCAGCTGCCCAAGAAGATGCCGGGGAAGTCATGAACAAGCTGGTGTCTTATTTAATGGTCACAACACAGACGATTGCTCAGAAAGAAATAAAGGACAACAACATAATAGCCATGGCTGAGACTGAAGTGTGGTTTGACACGGCCAGATCAACTGAAGACCAGCGCAGTGGTCCACTGAGAGCCACAGACCAAGACAAAAGCCACGTAACTGTGGTGTTGGCCGCTAAAGCGGACGGTACAAAGCTGAAGCCCTACATCATCTTCAAACGGGTCCGAGACGCGAAGGCCCTGCAAGGCATCAACGGCGTTGTCGTGGCCTCCAACCACCAGGGGAAGATGAATGACAGACTGGCCGCAGACTGGCTCCAGAGAATCCTGGGGAAGATCAGCCTGGCTCCTCGTCTCCTGGTCTGGGACTCGTGCTGCTGTCACACCAGCACTGCCACCACAGAGGAGCTCCAGGAGGGCTACCACCTGACAACAGCCGTCATCCCAGACGGCTGCACCAAATGGATCCACGCCCCCGACATAATGTGGAACCAGCCCTTCATAGCCGGTCTTCAGGACTGCTACGACGGCTGGATGACAGGAGATTTGGACCAAGAATACACATCTGAGGGACGCTTGAAAGGTCCAACTCCCCGCCTGCTTGTGGACTGGGTCCTCAAGGTGTGGAGCGAGATGGACCCTGGACTCTTGAAGAAGTCCTTTAAGGCATGCGGCCTGACAGTGGCCCCTGATGGCAGTGAGGACCACCTGATCAACTGCTTCAAAGACGGAGAACCGTGGGCATCAGGTAGAGGGCTTCTGGCTCGGGTAAGACTGCAGGGCCGTAGGAACAGCAGTGTCAAAGAGGAAGACATGGAGCTGGTGATCATTAAGGAGGAGGAGCTTGTTGAGTAcatcaaggaggaggaggaagagaagtttGTGTCTGTCAAGGTTGAGAGCTTCTGA